TGCACCGACCACGCCGGCGGCCGTCGCGCCGACCTGATCGGCGTTCGCCTCGATGCCGAACTGGTGGATGTCGGTCAGCCGGTCGTAGAACGAACCCTTGTCCCAGAAGCCGTCTTCCGAACAGCCGATGCAGCCGTGGCCGGCCTTGATCGGGAAGCTGGTGCCCTCGTTCCACTGCACGGTGGAACAGGCGTTGTAGGTGGTCGGGCCCTTGCAGCCGACCTTGTAGAGGCAGTAGCCCTTGCGCGCCGAGTCGTCGTCCCAGGCCTCGACGAACTGGCCGGCGTCGAAGTGCGGGCGGCGGTAGCACTTGTCGTGGATGCGCTGGCTGTAGAACATCTTCGGCCGGCCCTGGCGGTCCAGTTCGGGAATGCGGTCGAAGGTGAGCATGTAGGTGATGACGCCGGTCATCACCTCGGCGATCGGCGGGCAGCCAGGCACCTTGATGATGGGCTTGTCGAAGATGACCTTGTGCACCGGCGTAGCCTGGGTCGGGTTCGGCTTCGCCGCCTGCACGCAGCCCCAGCTGGCGCAGCTGCCCCAGCTGATGATGGCCTTGGCGTCCTTGGCCACGTGCTTCAACTGGTCGATGAAGGGCTTGCCGCCGATGATGCAGCTCATGCCGTCCTGGTTCAGCGGCGGGTTGCCCTCGACCGCCAGGATGTAGTTGCCCTTGTACTTGGTCATGATCTCTTCGAGGATCGCCTCGGCCTGGTGCCCGGCGGCGGCCATCAGCGTGTCGTCGTAGTCGAGCGAAATCATCGATAGCACCACGTCCTTCGCCAGCGGATGCGCCGAGCGGAT
The sequence above is a segment of the Methyloversatilis sp. RAC08 genome. Coding sequences within it:
- a CDS encoding hydrogenase small subunit, whose amino-acid sequence is METFYEVMRRQGISRRSFLKYCSLTATSLGLGPAFVPQIAHAMETKPRTPVLWLHGLECTCCSESFIRSAHPLAKDVVLSMISLDYDDTLMAAAGHQAEAILEEIMTKYKGNYILAVEGNPPLNQDGMSCIIGGKPFIDQLKHVAKDAKAIISWGSCASWGCVQAAKPNPTQATPVHKVIFDKPIIKVPGCPPIAEVMTGVITYMLTFDRIPELDRQGRPKMFYSQRIHDKCYRRPHFDAGQFVEAWDDDSARKGYCLYKVGCKGPTTYNACSTVQWNEGTSFPIKAGHGCIGCSEDGFWDKGSFYDRLTDIHQFGIEANADQVGATAAGVVGAAAVAHAAVSAIKRASHKNDTPASTADH